One Colias croceus chromosome 7, ilColCroc2.1 genomic window carries:
- the LOC123693099 gene encoding DNA excision repair protein ERCC-1 — protein sequence MELEDGFDDLLAEISEPTSPKKIKQDPDSQPGTSKEGNKSSASKTHCVLVNQKQRGNPLLKYILSVPWEYDDVIPDYEIGKTICVLFLSVRYHNLNPDYINNRLKELGKKYDLRVLLVQVDIKDPHAALKNLTRICLLTDLTLMLAWSPEEAAKIIENYKIYENKPPDLIMEKVENDPHQKIVNALTSIKPVNKTDAMTLITTFGTLENIIKATERRLADCPGFGATKAKKLYKALHEPFLKNSQNKPDEFAGDISIEDVENAENNVDS from the exons atggAATTAGAAGATGGTTTCGATGACTTGCTTGCAGAAATAAGTGAACCAACTTCTCcgaagaaaattaaacaagATCCTGATTCTCAACCAG gaACATCAAAAGAAGGCAACAAATCTTCAGCATCTAAAACTCACTGTGTCTTGGTCAATCAGAAACAG AGAGGTAATCCATTACTTAAATACATACTGAGTGTACCGTGGGAATATGATGATGTTATCCCTGACTATGAGATTGGTAAAACAATATGTGTACTATTTTTATCAGTACGGTATCATAACTTGAATCcagattatataaataacagaTTGAAGGAACTTGGGAAGAAATATGATCTTAGAGTGCTTTTGGTACAG gTAGATATAAAAGATCCTCATGCTGCATTAAAAAATCTAACAAGAATTTGTTTGCTTACTGACCTAACTTTAATGTTGGCCTGGAGCCCTGAGGAAGCAGCCAAAATTATTGagaattacaaaatatatgaaaataaaccaCCAGATTTAATCATGGAAAAAGTTGAGAATGATCCACATCAAAAA ATAGTAAATGCCTTAACATCAATCAAGCCAGTAAATAAAACAGATGCTATGACACTTATAACTACATTTGGAACAttggaaaatataataaaagcaaCAGAAAGGAGGTTAGCGGACTGCCCTGGGTTTGGAGCGACAAAAGCAAAGAAACTGTATAAAGCCTTACATGAACCATTCTTGAAGAATAGCCAAAATAAACCAGACGAATTTGCAGGagatattagtatagaagatGTTGAAAATGCTGAAAATAATGTAGATagctaa